From Pararhizobium sp. A13:
AGCGCACCGGTAAGCTGCGTGGTCTGACCGAAGCCGTCATCATCGACGACGAGCCTGTGCTCCGCGTGAGCGGAGCCGAAGAGCATCTGCGGCGCCGGATCGCCGATTTCCTGAAGAAGGAGGCGCGGAAAGACCTGGAACATCTTGTGGCGATCTATGCCCGGATGGTCGGCCGAAAGGTCAAGTCGTTGAGCTTCAAGGATACGCGCAGCCGCTGGGGCTCCTGCGCCGCCGATGGGAGCTTGAGCTTCTCCTGGCGCATCGTCATGGCGCCGCCGAAAGTGATCGACTATTTGGCGGCGCACGAGGTGGCGCATTTGCGCGAGATGAACCACGGACCGGATTTCTGGGATCTCTGCGAGGAGCTTTGCCCGGCCATGGACGATGCCAAGCGCTGGTTGAAGCGCAACGGCACGATGCTGCACGCGATCGATTTCGATTGATCCGACGCTCAGCGCCGATACTGGTTCCCCAAGGCTTCCCTGATCTTTTCGTCCGTCTTGTACTGGCTGAGCGCATAGACCGACCAGATCGCAGCCGGAACCCAGCCGATCAGCGTGATCTGCAAAATCAGGCAGATGATCCCCGCGATCGGCCGGCCAATGGTGAAAAATTGAAGCCAGGGCAGGATAAGGGCAAGCAGAAGGCGCATGGGGTTCTCCGAGCTATTTGCCTCGATATAGGAGGCCATAATGGCGGTGCAACGGTTTAGAGGATGTAGGGTACGCGGATGAAAGGCGAATCCGTCGCGAAGTCCTTTGTATTCCTCGTGACAAGAAGCATGGAATGGACCGCCGCGGACGCTTCTATAATCGCGTCCGGGAGCTTGCTTCGCCGCTTTCGGCGCACATTCACCGCGAGATCGGCAATCGGCGCAGTCAGTCCGATCACATCGAAACTGGCGAGAAAGGCGCGCGTCGCCTGCTCCACCTCTTCCCGTGCGCCGGTCACGACTTCCATCCACGAGATGATGCTGATGGCCCGCTCTTCGTAAAGGGCCAGTTCATCGCGTGCCTGCGGCACACCGTTCAGGTAATCGATCAGGATATTGGTATCGAACAGCGCCTTCACCACTCGCTGCGAACCTTCTCCTGATATTCCAGCCCGTCCATTCCATCCCCACCCCAGAGCCCGAAAGCATTGTCATTCTCGATCCGGCGATGACGCCGAACATAATCATCGATAGCCGCACGGACGACGGCCGCACGCGACAGCTTTTTAGACTTAGCGATATCTTCCAGCGCCTGAACCTGCCGCTCGGTAATGTCAATCAAGGTTCTCATTGGTCACTTGCCATATATCGATATATGATATCATCCCGTTAGAATGCTGTCACTCTGATGGTCTCGAAGCCCGTATTTGTCGGTTTCAGGCTCGACTCGCGCGGCATTTCATGTCAGGTCGCTGTCATGAAAACGGAAGTGAAAATTTGCGGGCTGAAGACTGTCGAGGCCGTGGATCGGGCCGTCGCGCTCGGTGCGCGCCATACGGGTTTCATCTTCTTTCCGAAGAGCCCGCGCAACATCGAGCCCGATGATGCCGGCCGCTTGGCTGATCGCATTCGCGGCAAGGCGAAGATCGTCGCGGTGACGGTCGATGCGGATAGCGATCTGCTCGACGAGATCGTCTCGGCACTGTCGCCGGATATGCTGCAGCTTCACGGCAATGAAAGCCCCGAGCGTGTCCTGACGGTCAAGGCCGTCTATGGACTGCCGGTCATGAAGGCACTCTCCATTCGCGACGCCGACGATCTGAAGCGGATCGAACCCTACATCGGCATTGCCGACCGGTTTCTGCTCGATGCCAAGCCGCCGAAAGGCTCGGAACTGCCGGGCGGCAATGGCGTGTCTTTCGACTGGCACCTGCTCGACGCGCTTGACGAAGGCGTCGATTACATGCTTTCCGGTGGATTGAATGCGGGCAATATCGGTGAAGCCCTGGCGCTCACGGGCGCAAAGGCGGTCGATACGTCGTCCGGTGTCGAAAGCGCGCCGGGCGTCAAGGATATGAAGCGCATGGACGAGTTTTTCGATGCCGTTCTGCGCGCGGAAACGGCGATCGCCGGAGATAGAGCATTGGCAGGGAGAAGCGAGTGAACGCGACGCCAAAATTGAATTCGTTTCGATCGGGTCCCGACGAGGATGGCCGCTTCGGCATTTTCGGTGGCCGCTT
This genomic window contains:
- a CDS encoding phosphoribosylanthranilate isomerase, with translation MKTEVKICGLKTVEAVDRAVALGARHTGFIFFPKSPRNIEPDDAGRLADRIRGKAKIVAVTVDADSDLLDEIVSALSPDMLQLHGNESPERVLTVKAVYGLPVMKALSIRDADDLKRIEPYIGIADRFLLDAKPPKGSELPGGNGVSFDWHLLDALDEGVDYMLSGGLNAGNIGEALALTGAKAVDTSSGVESAPGVKDMKRMDEFFDAVLRAETAIAGDRALAGRSE
- a CDS encoding type II toxin-antitoxin system VapC family toxin, which translates into the protein MVKALFDTNILIDYLNGVPQARDELALYEERAISIISWMEVVTGAREEVEQATRAFLASFDVIGLTAPIADLAVNVRRKRRSKLPDAIIEASAAVHSMLLVTRNTKDFATDSPFIRVPYIL
- a CDS encoding CopG family transcriptional regulator — encoded protein: MRTLIDITERQVQALEDIAKSKKLSRAAVVRAAIDDYVRRHRRIENDNAFGLWGGDGMDGLEYQEKVRSEW
- a CDS encoding M48 family metallopeptidase, with translation MFSLLRKSRQAKLPPPPVQRTIDVAGKAMPLTIRQNARATRMTLRIEPGGRALKMTIPAGLPEREINAFLDRHQGWLMTKLARFSGESVLEEGGTILLRGVAHRIERTGKLRGLTEAVIIDDEPVLRVSGAEEHLRRRIADFLKKEARKDLEHLVAIYARMVGRKVKSLSFKDTRSRWGSCAADGSLSFSWRIVMAPPKVIDYLAAHEVAHLREMNHGPDFWDLCEELCPAMDDAKRWLKRNGTMLHAIDFD
- a CDS encoding YqaE/Pmp3 family membrane protein, with protein sequence MRLLLALILPWLQFFTIGRPIAGIICLILQITLIGWVPAAIWSVYALSQYKTDEKIREALGNQYRR